The Hoplias malabaricus isolate fHopMal1 chromosome X2, fHopMal1.hap1, whole genome shotgun sequence genomic interval cctcacagatagtcaccctggagctctgtgactgcaacacctacctgctgcaccacgatGCCGCCCAACAAAGTaataaatagtttaaaatacattttcaatctcagtgctggtttttggtgtaacgttttaaatataattccacAAACATATGACTCCTTTGTTAGTTAGGgggttcaccaaattctttgaCCCCAGAGGGTGCTAATTCATGTCCAGCGTAGGGGACACAGTTTCTGACAGCTGCAATCAGAATTTGTGACTCcactgaatattaattacataaatgtactGAAACCTGAATGTTTATAAGGTTTATATGGAGATTCAGTGGCTAAAGCTATGAAGTAGTGTCCTCTGGAGTCACAGAATTCGGTGCAACACCGGCATGCCGTAATCGGCCCGAGTGTGGGTCGATACAAAGtttctgtacttttactcaaacACAGGGTTTGTGTACTCTGTCCTCCactgtataaaataaacaaacaatattatACACCTGGTGATTAAAAATGAAGTTATGATTTCAAATAAAGTCATTTAGTACGTTATAAAacgatcaaccataacattaaaaccactcagAGATGGTTACCAAACCTGACTGAGTTAATGTGCGCTTCAGTACGGCCATCCAGGACTGTTCTTCTCCACTGTGTATTTACAaactggttttaatgttatggggATTGATCTTATAAATTGATTGAAATATAAATGAtcttcaacacagtgattccgtctgtgctgatatccaaactcaaccaactgggtatcagcacatcactctgccactggattttagacttcctgtctaccagaccccaatctgttagattaggcaaccttcactcatcaaccatcactttgagcactggcgttccacaaggttgtgttctgagcccgattctgtactctctcttcacccatgactgtgtacctgcctatggttcaaacaccatagtcaaattcgcagatgacaccacggtgataggcttgattacagccAATAATGAAACggcctaccgggatgaagtacagcatctgtccttgtggtgccacaacaataacctggtactaaacacgctcaagacaaaggagatcatcatggacttcagacggactaggaaccaagctcacgcccccatttacatcaatggaaccgcagtggatcaggtgcccagtttcaagttccttggtctccacatttccaatgatctcacctggtccttgAACTCCTCCGTCCTCATCAAAAAGACACAGCGCCTCTATTTTCTTTGGAGTCTGAAGAAAGCTCAGTTGTCTCCCAGGATACTGGTGAACTTTTACTGCTGTACCATCGAGAGCATACTTACCAACTGCATCTCTGTATGGTACGGCAGTTGCTGTGCTGCAGACCGCAAAGCTCTCCAGCGGgtggtaaaaacagcacagcgcATCATAGGCACCGAATTACCTAccatcgaggacatctaccacaaacgctgcctgggcagggcaagaaacatcgtcaaggacgtcacccacccaaatcatggacttttcagccttttaccatctggcagacgttacaggagcctccGTTCCCGCACTAACAGAGTTcgtaacagttttttttcctgaggttGTTATCCTGATGAACACCattcaggcactttaaacaaacattgcacaatcatttcactgcaccttctgtaaagctgtatttcattcatccttcagtaAACAATgctacacaatgttactttgtttacatgttatatatttcaatatgtatatatggttactttaacttccataatcacaatgtcatatcactactgcactttatctaaattatgtaataatgctctgcacaatgacaataaagttgaatctaatctaaatgttttattaacttaattatatttaaatgtggtGTATAGATGTAAATAGATATTATTTATAACTGAAAACTGCACtttcacatatttttttaaaagttatttagaCGTTATGTATTTAATTCTCCctcgaccctgaaatggattacgCAGCAAAGATGACGATGATCCTTTATTCTTTGTTTCAATGTGATTTTGTGGCTACAGACGTGTTCCTGAGAGGAAAGATTAAACACACAGCGCTGTTTGTGACTAAAGTGTGGTTTGAAAGAAAACTTATTAAAATGAAATGCGACGTGAAAATGACTTGAAATGAACTTCTGTAAACAACAAATATGAGGACGTCACACCGACATCAGGAAAAAGACGTCTAAAAATCGTCCGAATTTAACCTTATTTCCAGCGTCACTTCCACTGACCTGTGGCCACTGGGTAAATTCACAGCTGAACTCAGTCTGGATTTAAGACTtgaatttatatttttgaaaatctgaatatttcaacCCCTAAGAtttcagaaaaatatatttccaataatcaatgtatttaattaatttagttCCATATTCAACcttttattcactcatttaccACTCACTGATTTTTCTGACGTCTCGTTTATGGCACCACTACTTTATTTACCCCCTCACTGTTCAGTTATAATGCAGTCTTCATGTAAAATGTCTCTGTCTCAGGAAAAAATATCTGAAACAAAGTATTTActtctatttttgttttatttcagatcaGTTTCATAAAGTTGCTCAGACAGATCCACTCAGCTGTAATCAATCCTCACTTCTGTAGATCTGGAGCGTTCTGAATGTCGAGGACATACCAGTCCTCGCATTTATTCTTCATCCTCACCAGGGCCGTGGTGGGTCCGAAACTGACTCACTTCGGTGGACAGtgtcacagccaatccacctacagcATGTGtttagattgtgggaggaaaccggagcacccggagaaaacccacgcagacacggggagaacacagcaactcctcacagacagtgaccagaggcAGGGACTGAACCCACCATCcacccactggagctgtgtggcaacaacactacctgcagtgccaccgtgccgcccagtctTACCACCTTACCACCGTAACAGTCCTCCCTCGCGTCCTGCGCCTCCTCGGCCACcgctaaagaaataaaaatcacaactaTCAACCAACTGACCACTAGAGAGAACAGCACAGTGTAGAAATCAAATGTCGTGAATGTGTGACTCACTCAATGTAACGCTTTTCCACCAAGAGAACtccgttcctgattcttggaaccttggttctttccagtgaaccgctgtgttttattattatttactgttgttgttgttttgtcccTCAGATTATTTTACTCAGTTAAACTTCAATCATCATTAAATTCATCCTTCGCTATCTAGTTTTAATCTAATAGTGACCTGCGCTGTCAGTAAATACAAAGAAATCTCACATACCTTTAGGGTTAGTACTGCATCTGTTTCCCACGGAGTACTCCGTCACATCCTGCACCTCCTCAGCCACCgctaaagaaagaaaaatcacaACTATCAACCAACTGAGCACTAGAGCGAACAGCACAGTGTATAACTGATATCTACGGAGTCacaaaagggtcaaaaagactgactttgtaaaacaatactcacaaacgTAACAGAATTTGTAACTGAGTAACTACACACACGTAAAATTAGCTAGTGAAGAGCGTCCTCACCCTCTCTCCGCACCACAAACACTGGAAGACATCCTGAGCTGCAGCAGCCCCCCCACACTCTGACCACCACCTCTGCTCTCAGCCTCACCTCCAGGCTCGGTTTAGATCTGATTCTTGAGGTTCGGTGCTCAGTGTTTCCACGAGCACATCGCAAACCTCACTGTCTGCGCCTCCTGAAAAACTGTTAAAGAAAATCACAGCTGTACACCACCTGAGCACTCTGCAGAAAAGTAACAATCATTACCTGTCATCATCCAAATGCCAAATTATCTTCAAATTGtctaattatttttatcattttaaaggtTGTTTAGCTTTGAAAATCCACCTTAACTGTAATGTTAGTGACTTAGTGTCGATAAAAAGTCTCACACACCTGGCTGAATCTGATTCTGGGGAACCTGAATGGCCAGCGGAGCCTTGTTCTCCTAGTGGGCTCATTCTCAGCTTCCACCACTGGCTCACGCTCCCAGGACTCTGGAATCTCTGGGTATGGCAAGGGCCCTTCCGGACATCCCCAGATCACCAGAGCATTAGGTGGGACGTTAAAGGTGGTCCTTATTGTGGCCTCGGTGATGATGTCGTGCAGCTCCATGCTTGGTCTCTCCGCCATCTCCCGCAGACGCTCTAGAGAGCCGACCATGCTCATTAGATGATCGTACATCTCATCAACACTTGCTCTGCGGCCTCTGCTGGCCATAAAGTCCAACACCTCCTGAAGGAAGCGCTTCACTGACTCCTCAGTGAAAGGCTCCATAGCCCTCAGGAGGGAGTTGTTGGGAGCTTCCCCTTCAACACTGGGATCTCCACCGGCCATGTTGTTGATACGGAGGATCCGGGACTGTCTGAAGGCAGGAATAATGTCCATGCTAGGAAAGGACGCAGTAGACAGGCTCTCTGAGGTGTCGCTGGCTCCCTGCTGTGGTAAGTGTGGGGGAGCAAAGGGAGCAGGAGCTGTCCGTCTGTTGAAGAACTGAGCAGCTCTTCTGAACATCCTCCTCATCCTATTTTTGATGGCAGCAGACACTCTACTGAGGCCTGGGCAACAGCTGGAACAGTCCAGCACATTCTGGACTGTTCTCCCCTGCCTGAGTTCTGGGCTCCAGTTCTCCAAAAACTCATACCAAGCGTCCTCTTCCTCCATCTCCTCTGAGGACTCTCTCTGCATTTCTTCCGCGGCTTCCTCCTCTTTCACAGTGTCCTCGCCCTCACTGACTGGACAGTGACGACCATCACAAAGAGACATTTTGGTGTTCTTAATGACCTGGATTACCTCGTTTGTGATGGTCAGGGCGAGTCCTTCATTAAAATCCCTCCTGGAGACATCTGAAGTTGGGGACTCCACCAGTCGACTGTTCAGCAAGAACAGGACTCCTGGCAGAATCCTCTGCTGAAGAAAGTCGTCACGGCCGCCCGGTGTCTCCTCGCCAGCCGCGCTCCTACACATGTAGAAATGCTTATTTAGTTATGAATGGTGGCTATAGTACACTCTCTGGTCTCTGCAATAACACTCTCGCTGCCATTTTGTGTACTACATTTGGATTTTGGTAATGATCAAATGTCCGGTCAAAACAGGACAAATACAGGTCCAGATTTCAGCGCTGTAACCTGGCCATCCTGTCATAATCGCCTAACAgggcattttaaaaacactcttAAATTAGTCAAATACCTGGAAACGTTAGCGTTATCATTGAAAACTCACCTTCCTgtctcctcacacacagcagtgataGGGTTGATCGTTTGCTCAGGCATTTTGTTTTCTCGTTTACACTGTAAATGgagagttttaaaaacaatgaaCCTCCGTTAAATCTTCAGCTGTAGGAAAATGTGAGAgaatcagagaaagagagaaaaggagactCACCTTCACTCGAAAACGTTCCGCTCTGAAATGACATCACAACGACTCTCCCGCTCTTTTATAGGAGCGAGGGGCGGGGACTGTGACGTCACGCTCACTGTTCTTTAATATTCCGGAATATTACTGAAACTCTTGCTATTACCTCACTGCTTATCAGACAATATACAATGAAGTGCCATATATGCTTTCATGTGGTTTTATTACAGTTTCATACATAAACATATTATTGatcattttctatttattttagcCATCAACACAGTcatgtaatatataattaacattcattagcttaaataaatatattattggtaaaattcatattgtttttattataaataaacgtAAGAATTAATGTTTTAACCTAGTAATTCATTCCTTCGTTCGTTGTCTGTGAGCCTTATCCAGTTCGTTCGTTGCCATCTCAAAAGTGTGCACTTCACCGAGGGTGTTAGGGCTCAATGACACAATCGGACCACCGCCACTGTGGGCTGGCCCTCTCCGAGTTGCCGTAGAAAGGCGGAGCGTCATGTGACAGTGCAGATCTGAGATAGACCTCCAGGACCGAACCAAAACAAACCGAGCAGACCACGGTGTTTACAGCTTTTACAGgcttttatttcacattttacacACCTTTACTGTGAGTACTCGTGATTATTCCCTCTCTAAACGCTTCTGGGACGTTCTGGGAGCGACACGACTTTGacagatgtgtttttaaaagcgAAACCTAGGGGTTCAATAGAGCTTTAAGGGCAAAGGCTTGTTGT includes:
- the LOC136677287 gene encoding uncharacterized protein — translated: MPEQTINPITAVCEETGRSAAGEETPGGRDDFLQQRILPGVLFLLNSRLVESPTSDVSRRDFNEGLALTITNEVIQVIKNTKMSLCDGRHCPVSEGEDTVKEEEAAEEMQRESSEEMEEEDAWYEFLENWSPELRQGRTVQNVLDCSSCCPGLSRVSAAIKNRMRRMFRRAAQFFNRRTAPAPFAPPHLPQQGASDTSESLSTASFPSMDIIPAFRQSRILRINNMAGGDPSVEGEAPNNSLLRAMEPFTEESVKRFLQEVLDFMASRGRRASVDEMYDHLMSMVGSLERLREMAERPSMELHDIITEATIRTTFNVPPNALVIWGCPEGPLPYPEIPESWEREPVVEAENEPTRRTRLRWPFRFPRIRFSQFFRRRRQ